A genomic region of Arachis stenosperma cultivar V10309 chromosome 9, arast.V10309.gnm1.PFL2, whole genome shotgun sequence contains the following coding sequences:
- the LOC130948007 gene encoding glycine-rich RNA-binding protein 1-like: MGGKGGGGGKGGGGGGAKGGGGGGAKGGGGGGAKGGGGGGGGGGSMKAPGGGGAYISRETFEANPQGYFSNLHAAQKDN; encoded by the coding sequence ATGGGCGGCAAAGGAGGCGGTGGCGGCAAAGGAGGTGGTGGCGGTGGTGCAAAAGGCGGCGGCGGCGGTGGTGCAAAAGGGGGTGGTGGCGGTGGTGCAAAAGGtggcggtggtggtggtggcggcGGGGGAAGCATGAAGGCCCCTGGCGGAGGTGGAGCCTATATTTCAAGGGAAACTTTTGAGGCCAATCCTCAAGGTTACTTCAGTAATTTACATGCTGCCCAAAAGGATAACTAG
- the LOC130950222 gene encoding replication protein A 70 kDa DNA-binding subunit E-like, translating into MKAPIEMVVLDEEGDTIQCTVKDIFVPIFEGLLAEGNVYVVTNFGVVLNTIKFKPTRHEFRIHFKRDTIVRLVQNSSVPLNGFNFVPFKTIQSESKEDGYLVDVIGQLASKGNLVKFTRDGKPSSYITIELDDLEGGQKLKVTLWQSFAFELLKYLEEHPCLTYVVILQIGKMKFYSGVMGVSNTNYNSKVFINVEFPAVRNFFTRVNKLDPVDEQGIMPLVCDQPVSDEEDFLRLSVYKTIAEIKEHNQDAVFVTAGMIKEVETEFGWWYKGCKKCRRDLRELEKRYFCPNCIRDYGFYEPRYIIHIRVIDHTDAASFVLFDGEAAKFLGVSANDLRQSCVTKGVEKNSCPEEINKLRDIKFIFKVQLKMRNLNSYEPYVIHVLRMTNENSLISAFLDKYNPDTGLLSHKNSELLSLSTGPYDTSKACESEPTPSPAVDEKHNSKILGAKKHIEEIGEEWVVVED; encoded by the exons ATGAAGGCACCTATTGAGATGGTTGTCCTTGATGAAGAG GGAGATACAATTCAATGCACTGTAAAAGACATATTTGTTCCTATCTTCGAGGGCTTACTCGCTGAGGGCAACGTGTACGTGGTCACTAATTTTGGAGTTGTTTTGAATACCATCAAGTTCAAGCCTACTAGACACGAATTTAGGATCCATTTCAAGAGGGACACGATTGTGCGTCTGGTACAGAATTCTTCAGTTCCATTGAACGGATTCAATTTTGTTCCGTTCAAAACAATTCAATCAGAGTCTAAAGAAGATGGTTATTTAGTTG ATGTGATAGGTCAGCTTGCTTCTAAGGGTAACTTGGTCAAATTCACACGGGACGGGAAGCCGTCAAGTTATATCACCATAGAACTTGATGATCTTGA GGGTGGACAGAAATTAAAGGTAACATTGTGGCAGtcttttgcttttgaattgCTCAAATATCTGGAGGAACACCCGTGTCTTACCTATGTGGTTATTCTCCAAATTGGCAAGATGAAATTTTATAGCG GGGTCATGGGTGTATCCAACACAAACTACAATTCGAAAGTGTTTATCAATGTTGAGTTTCCAGCTGTCAGGAATTTCTTTACGAG GGTGAACAAATTGGATCCTGTTGACGAACAAGGCATAATGCCGCTGGTCTGTGATCAACCTGTTTCAGATGAGGAAGATTTTTTGCGTCTATCAGTCTACAAAACAATTGCAGAGATAAAGGAGCATAATCAG GATGCTGTATTTGTTACAGCCGGGATGATTAAAGAAGTTGAGACTGAATTTGGTTGGTGGTACAAAGGATGTAAGAAGTGTCGTCGTGACTTGAGGGAACTTGAGAAAAGATATTTCTGTCCCAATTGTATTAGAGACTACGGGTTCTATGAGCCAAG GTACATCATCCACATAAGGGTGATAGACCACACCGATGCTGCCTCTTTTGTTTTGTTCGATGGAGAAGCTGCAAAGTTTCTTGGAGTTTCTGCTAATGACCTTAGGCAGTCTTGTGTGACTAAG GGTGTTGAGAAAAATTCCTGTCCCGAAGAAATTAATAAGCTTAGGGATATTAAGTTCATCTTCAAAGTGCAACTCAAGATGAGGAATCTGAACTCTTATGAACCATATGTGATTCATGTGCTGAGAATGACTAATGAGAATTCTCTGATCTCTGCCTTCCTGGATAAATACAATCCTGACACT GGCCTTTTGTCCCATAAAAATTCTGAACTATTGAGTTTGTCTACTGGTCCATACGACACTTCTAAG GCTTGTGAGAGTGAGCCAACTCCATCACCTGCAGTTGATGAGAAACATAATTCTAAGATTCTCGGAGCTAAGAAACATATTGAAGAGATTGGAGAGGAGTGGGTTGTGGTGGAGGACTAA
- the LOC130948106 gene encoding uncharacterized protein LOC130948106, with the protein MGNYISSCSFVPPLAKNAGKVTTVIFPAGEVKQFRDIVKAAELMMDHPNFFLTNSRSLHVNRRFSALSADHDLDLGNLYIFFPMRRLNSIVTPADVATLFLAANSPARRISAAPTARVQPAVPRLSLEGVDLLSSSGLSYSRSRKPVLETITEEPAINGAKSIWTHLTFRHRTLILQRK; encoded by the coding sequence ATGGGAAATTACATATCATCATGCAGCTTCGTGCCTCCTTTGGCGAAGAACGCCGGCAAGGTAACCACGGTGATCTTCCCCGCCGGCGAAGTGAAGCAGTTTAGGGATATCGTGAAGGCGGCGGAGCTCATGATGGACCACCCTAACTTCTTCCTGACCAATTCTCGCTCTCTCCACGTCAACCGCAGGTTCTCCGCTCTCTCTGCCGATCACGATCTGGATTTGGGGAACCTCTACATCTTCTTTCCCATGAGGAGGCTTAATTCTATCGTCACCCCGGCTGACGTCGCCACTCTCTTCCTCGCCGCCAACTCTCCCGCCAGGCGCATATCCGCCGCACCAACTGCGCGCGTCCAGCCAGCAGTTCCAAGACTGAGTTTGGAAGGGGTGGATCTATTGTCGTCGTCAGGGTTGAGTTACAGTAGGTCGAGGAAGCCTGTGTTGGAGACTATAACTGAAGAACCCGCCATTAATGGAGCTAAAAGCATTTGGACACACCTCACATTCAGACACAGGACTCTCATCctacaaagaaaataa